One window of Aerococcus tenax genomic DNA carries:
- a CDS encoding M20 family metallopeptidase, with amino-acid sequence MTTTDKKALQETIKNYVKDNLATYQDNALKIHANPETSNHEYFAQEVLTKQLEKEGFTVKKDVAGHPTGFDARYKSDKEGPTLVYLAEFDALPDIGHGCGHNLFGNYSSLAAAALKQVVDQVGGEIRVYGTPGEEGGENGSAKESFVREGFLDDVDAALCVHPGGDTSPSGHLYANDPVDIEFFGKSAHATANPEDGISALEPLILTFNGIDALRLHLHDDVSIHGVILDGGKAANVIPDYCRGRFYIRAYNRHTLDQVREKVKRIAEGAAHATGAELKFGLFQNKVDDMIITPSFDEIFFSHADEVGLDLDTVKEPDSQAHGSSDVGNISYVVPTIQPFLAISEEPVPGHSTELVAAAKSAKGLDSIRIAATLLALTGLDLILDPDKLAQIKADHQVALAKGN; translated from the coding sequence ATGACCACTACCGATAAAAAAGCCCTACAAGAAACCATTAAGAACTATGTCAAAGACAATTTAGCCACTTACCAAGACAACGCCCTAAAAATCCACGCCAATCCTGAAACCAGTAACCATGAATACTTTGCCCAAGAGGTTTTAACCAAGCAGTTGGAAAAGGAAGGCTTTACGGTGAAAAAAGACGTCGCTGGTCATCCCACTGGCTTCGATGCCCGCTATAAGAGCGACAAGGAAGGGCCGACTCTGGTTTACTTGGCTGAATTCGATGCCTTACCTGATATTGGCCATGGCTGTGGCCACAATCTCTTTGGTAATTATTCCAGCCTGGCCGCAGCGGCCTTGAAGCAGGTTGTTGATCAAGTCGGTGGTGAAATTCGGGTCTACGGGACGCCTGGTGAAGAAGGTGGGGAGAACGGCTCAGCCAAGGAAAGCTTTGTCCGCGAAGGCTTTTTGGATGATGTCGATGCGGCTCTCTGTGTGCATCCTGGTGGTGACACCAGTCCTAGTGGCCACTTATACGCTAATGATCCTGTCGATATTGAATTCTTTGGTAAGTCAGCGCATGCTACTGCTAACCCAGAGGACGGGATCTCAGCCTTGGAACCATTAATTCTGACCTTTAACGGGATCGATGCCTTACGTCTTCACCTCCATGATGATGTCAGCATCCACGGCGTGATTCTCGATGGCGGTAAGGCGGCTAATGTGATTCCGGATTATTGCCGGGGGCGTTTCTATATTCGTGCTTATAACCGCCATACGCTCGACCAGGTCAGAGAGAAAGTAAAAAGAATTGCTGAAGGAGCCGCCCATGCCACAGGTGCAGAGTTGAAGTTTGGCCTCTTCCAAAACAAGGTCGATGATATGATCATTACTCCCTCCTTTGATGAGATTTTCTTCAGTCATGCGGACGAAGTGGGCTTGGATTTAGATACGGTTAAGGAGCCAGATAGCCAAGCCCATGGGTCATCTGATGTAGGCAATATTTCTTATGTGGTACCTACAATCCAACCCTTCCTAGCCATTTCTGAAGAACCCGTACCCGGCCACTCAACAGAACTAGTGGCCGCAGCGAAGTCAGCCAAGGGGCTCGATTCCATCCGTATTGCTGCCACTTTACTGGCCTTAACCGGCTTGGATTTAATTCTCGATCCCGATAAATTAGCCCAAATTAAAGCTGACCACCAAGTAGCCCTAGCCAAGGGTAACTAG
- a CDS encoding MetQ/NlpA family ABC transporter substrate-binding protein, producing the protein MKKWQKVLVTSALSILALAGCGSNSGSGSEGKQETTVKLGVVGDDTRDWDTVQERLKGEGINLEYVKFSDYNQPNKALEEGEVDLNAFQHQVFLDKFNEQFGTDLVSIGNTVVAPLGIYSHKIKDLSELQDGATVSIPNDVTNGGRAIILLESAGLIEVDDAAGITPTVDDITSNPKNLKIEEMDAAQTPRTLNDVDIALINSGYAVDAGLAPQDAIFKEPVDERSKPYVNIVVARQEDKDNPTYKKVVDTYQTDETEQVIKDKSNGANVAAWKLFGRN; encoded by the coding sequence ATGAAGAAATGGCAAAAAGTATTAGTAACAAGTGCATTAAGTATTCTTGCTTTGGCAGGTTGTGGGTCTAATAGTGGTAGTGGCAGTGAAGGCAAGCAAGAAACCACAGTCAAACTGGGTGTGGTTGGGGATGACACCCGCGACTGGGATACCGTCCAAGAACGTCTCAAAGGTGAGGGGATTAACTTGGAATACGTCAAATTCTCTGACTATAACCAACCTAATAAGGCCTTGGAAGAGGGGGAAGTTGACCTCAATGCCTTCCAACACCAAGTTTTCTTAGATAAATTCAATGAACAATTCGGCACGGACTTAGTCTCCATTGGGAATACCGTAGTGGCACCATTAGGGATCTACTCCCATAAGATTAAGGACCTGTCAGAATTACAAGACGGGGCCACTGTGTCGATTCCTAACGACGTGACCAATGGTGGCCGGGCCATTATCCTCTTAGAGTCTGCTGGTCTCATTGAAGTGGATGACGCCGCTGGCATTACCCCAACAGTGGATGACATTACTTCAAATCCTAAAAACTTAAAGATTGAAGAAATGGATGCGGCCCAAACCCCACGGACCTTAAATGATGTGGATATCGCTCTCATTAACAGTGGTTATGCTGTGGATGCCGGTTTAGCACCCCAAGACGCTATTTTCAAAGAACCGGTCGATGAACGGTCTAAACCTTATGTGAATATTGTGGTAGCCCGCCAAGAAGATAAGGATAACCCAACCTATAAGAAGGTTGTTGATACCTACCAAACTGATGAAACTGAACAAGTGATTAAGGATAAATCCAACGGGGCCAATGTTGCTGCTTGGAAACTATTTGGACGCAATTAG
- a CDS encoding LPXTG cell wall anchor domain-containing protein: protein MKDTKTLSKISNNLSAYFLSLFSALVVFLLGDGTNVLAGTYYSQSLPQTGAQVTRTALIVGVVLLIVGGFFFFRNRKK, encoded by the coding sequence ATGAAAGATACAAAGACCCTGTCAAAAATAAGTAACAATTTGTCGGCTTACTTCTTAAGTCTCTTCAGTGCCTTAGTGGTATTCTTACTAGGTGATGGGACTAATGTATTAGCGGGAACTTATTACAGCCAAAGCCTGCCACAAACTGGGGCCCAAGTGACAAGAACAGCCCTAATTGTCGGTGTCGTCCTACTGATCGTGGGCGGTTTTTTCTTCTTCCGTAACCGTAAAAAATAG
- a CDS encoding Y-family DNA polymerase produces MKRYNYDFDYSKEPKHDILCIDMKSFFASVECVARQLDPLTAELVVMSRGEANGGLVLAATPTVKAKYGLKTGSRLFEFPRHHNIQIVPPNMSQYIEINLDINEIFLNYVAPEDLHIYSIDESFLDVSYSHKLFGSNEAIARQIQADVYQAFGITATVGIGDNLLLAKLCLDNSAKKTPPYIDYWSYDSIPETVWKIAPLRDFWGIAKGLERRLNQLGIYSVDDLAHADVYLLQKRLGIIGVELFEHANGIDHSIIRDKYVPSSRSFGKSQILQRDYTDPGQVAIIIREMGNDIAARLRQHHLLAGQVSLSVGYSHEVVDRGFRHQVPIDPTDRPEDLNAAWVELFRLYYEDRQPIRQIALSASKFQEKVGIQLSLFEDPERTLQKERLYDTMQKIHDHYGPSSLFYANSLVVGATGLERNKLIGGHQA; encoded by the coding sequence ATGAAACGCTACAATTATGATTTTGATTATAGTAAAGAACCCAAACACGACATCCTATGCATCGACATGAAGTCTTTTTTCGCTAGTGTGGAATGTGTGGCCCGGCAACTGGACCCCTTGACAGCAGAATTGGTGGTCATGTCACGGGGAGAAGCCAATGGTGGGCTGGTTCTTGCTGCTACCCCAACCGTCAAGGCCAAGTATGGCTTGAAAACCGGGTCCCGTCTCTTCGAATTTCCCCGCCACCACAATATTCAAATTGTCCCCCCAAATATGAGCCAATATATTGAGATTAACCTGGATATTAACGAGATTTTCTTGAACTATGTTGCTCCAGAAGACCTCCATATCTATAGTATTGACGAAAGTTTTTTGGATGTTTCTTATAGTCACAAGTTATTTGGCAGTAATGAAGCTATCGCCCGTCAGATTCAAGCCGACGTCTACCAGGCTTTTGGAATTACCGCCACGGTGGGGATTGGAGATAATCTGCTCTTAGCCAAATTATGCCTGGATAACTCGGCCAAGAAGACCCCTCCCTACATTGATTACTGGTCCTATGACTCGATCCCCGAAACGGTTTGGAAGATTGCCCCACTGAGGGATTTTTGGGGCATTGCCAAGGGTTTAGAACGCCGGCTCAACCAATTAGGGATCTACAGCGTGGACGACTTGGCCCATGCGGATGTCTACCTCCTACAAAAGCGACTAGGAATTATTGGTGTGGAACTCTTTGAACATGCTAACGGGATTGACCACAGTATTATCCGTGACAAATATGTACCTTCCTCGCGGTCTTTTGGTAAGAGTCAAATTCTCCAGCGCGATTATACTGATCCGGGCCAAGTGGCCATTATTATTCGCGAGATGGGTAACGATATCGCGGCCCGCTTACGTCAGCACCATTTACTCGCCGGTCAAGTCTCGCTGTCAGTGGGCTATTCCCATGAGGTAGTTGACCGTGGCTTCCGCCATCAAGTCCCCATTGATCCCACCGACCGTCCTGAAGACCTCAATGCCGCCTGGGTGGAACTCTTTCGTTTGTATTATGAAGATCGGCAACCTATCCGTCAAATCGCTCTCAGCGCCAGCAAGTTTCAAGAGAAGGTAGGTATCCAGCTCAGTCTCTTTGAAGACCCTGAACGTACCTTACAGAAAGAACGTCTCTATGACACCATGCAAAAAATCCATGACCACTATGGCCCTAGTTCGCTTTTTTACGCCAATAGTTTGGTGGTAGGGGCGACTGGTCTGGAGCGCAATAAGTTGATCGGCGGCCACCAGGCTTAA
- a CDS encoding NADPH-dependent FMN reductase: MTKYGVVLGSIRKNSFSEAIAKGIVKGLPEDAEVTFIETADLPLYSQDYDEAPEQPKEYTRFREEVKAQDAIIFVTPEHNRSVPASLKNAIDLGSRPYGSSVWEGKPALVASQSPAGIGGAIANHTLRQSLVFLDMPVMQQPELYIGNSANFIGENGEITAEDTQEFLANAGKAFAEFAAKFV, from the coding sequence ATGACTAAGTATGGTGTTGTTTTAGGTTCAATCCGTAAAAACTCATTTTCAGAAGCTATTGCTAAAGGGATCGTAAAAGGTTTACCTGAGGATGCAGAAGTCACCTTCATCGAAACCGCTGACCTTCCCCTCTATAGCCAAGACTATGACGAAGCGCCAGAACAACCGAAAGAATATACGCGTTTCCGTGAAGAAGTGAAAGCTCAAGATGCTATCATCTTCGTGACTCCAGAACACAACCGTAGTGTTCCAGCAAGCTTGAAGAACGCCATTGACTTAGGTTCTCGTCCATACGGTTCCAGTGTTTGGGAAGGTAAACCAGCACTTGTTGCTTCTCAATCACCAGCAGGAATTGGTGGGGCCATTGCTAACCACACCCTCCGCCAATCCTTAGTCTTCTTAGATATGCCAGTGATGCAACAACCTGAACTCTACATTGGTAACTCCGCAAACTTCATCGGTGAAAACGGTGAAATCACAGCCGAAGATACCCAAGAATTCTTAGCTAACGCTGGTAAAGCTTTCGCTGAATTTGCCGCAAAATTCGTTTAA
- a CDS encoding DUF975 family protein, with amino-acid sequence MDKLALPNRAIRQAEKEITPKSLKFLLADFAIIVILSSAIASITDFTFARFQFSENSIDLVNTLISTLVFALLSYGMTWGLVDAAKNHTPYQALSVFRPFKKHFWHNAWTSLLAQIVNIIVIWLISFLTAFALLVFAALVFGSDDAWLIVVLVGGGLLIGLIAYWVNISLAMTPILLKEEPEMGAFQVITTSWGLMRGNRWRYFCLMLSYKWIAYLLIFISLLVSFGVIVSVDTSYGSGLNILGLVLFFAVALFIVFVSVYYGLRSKVAAAVFYQARLEQERGIIEGQFN; translated from the coding sequence ATGGATAAATTAGCGCTTCCTAACCGGGCGATCCGTCAAGCAGAAAAAGAAATTACCCCAAAAAGTCTCAAGTTCTTACTGGCTGACTTTGCTATTATTGTGATTCTTAGTTCTGCCATTGCATCAATTACTGACTTTACCTTTGCCCGTTTTCAGTTCTCCGAGAATTCCATTGATTTGGTCAACACCTTGATTTCTACCCTGGTCTTCGCCCTGCTGAGCTATGGCATGACCTGGGGCTTGGTCGACGCCGCAAAAAATCATACGCCCTATCAAGCTTTGAGTGTGTTCCGACCCTTTAAGAAGCATTTCTGGCATAATGCTTGGACCAGCCTCTTAGCGCAAATCGTCAACATTATTGTGATTTGGCTAATCTCTTTTCTAACAGCCTTTGCCCTCCTCGTTTTTGCCGCTCTAGTCTTTGGCTCTGACGATGCCTGGCTCATAGTTGTCCTGGTTGGCGGGGGACTTTTGATTGGCTTAATTGCTTATTGGGTCAATATTAGTTTAGCCATGACCCCTATCCTGTTGAAAGAAGAACCTGAGATGGGTGCTTTCCAAGTCATCACGACCAGCTGGGGCTTAATGAGAGGCAACCGCTGGAGATATTTCTGCTTGATGCTTAGCTATAAGTGGATCGCCTACCTGCTCATTTTCATCTCCCTCCTTGTGAGTTTTGGGGTGATTGTCTCTGTCGACACTAGCTATGGTTCAGGACTCAATATCTTAGGCCTGGTCCTCTTCTTTGCTGTCGCCCTCTTCATCGTGTTCGTTTCCGTTTACTACGGTCTGCGCTCCAAAGTAGCCGCTGCAGTCTTCTACCAAGCCCGGCTCGAACAAGAACGCGGTATTATCGAAGGCCAATTTAACTAA
- a CDS encoding threonine/serine exporter family protein → MAAINEEQNHLLLSTCLLAGKIMMESGSESYRVEDTMQRIAQNSHRFDTASYVTNTAVFMSLNKHSDMQMVLVKKTSTDLAKIDDTNQLSRSYAEGKLNLEELYQALQAVDKQEKTFPFSVQLLAAGAASAAFMLMIDSTNYWDIGFAFAIAIIGFAISEYCKVEFEITFLSDFFATTVIGFLALSLNRLGLVNNLDSLITGCIMPLLPGLAITGALRDLFARQLISGMVQAVNAILIAIVLGVGIALTLQWLG, encoded by the coding sequence ATGGCAGCCATCAACGAAGAACAAAACCACTTACTTTTATCCACTTGTTTACTGGCCGGGAAGATTATGATGGAATCGGGTTCCGAATCCTACCGGGTCGAAGATACTATGCAACGGATCGCCCAAAACAGCCACCGTTTCGATACCGCCTCCTATGTCACCAACACGGCCGTCTTTATGAGCTTAAACAAGCACTCAGACATGCAAATGGTCTTAGTCAAAAAGACCTCCACCGACTTAGCCAAAATTGATGATACCAACCAACTTTCCCGCTCTTACGCTGAAGGAAAACTTAACCTGGAAGAACTCTATCAGGCGCTCCAGGCCGTTGATAAGCAAGAAAAAACCTTCCCCTTTAGTGTACAATTATTAGCTGCGGGAGCTGCCAGTGCTGCCTTTATGCTAATGATTGACTCAACCAACTACTGGGATATTGGTTTTGCCTTTGCCATTGCGATCATCGGTTTTGCTATTTCCGAATACTGCAAGGTAGAATTTGAAATTACCTTCCTCAGTGACTTTTTTGCAACTACCGTCATCGGCTTTTTAGCCCTATCCCTAAACCGCCTAGGACTGGTCAATAACCTGGACTCCTTGATCACGGGCTGTATCATGCCTCTCCTCCCAGGACTGGCCATTACCGGTGCCCTTCGTGACCTCTTTGCCCGCCAGTTAATTTCGGGCATGGTTCAAGCGGTTAACGCCATCCTAATTGCCATCGTACTCGGTGTCGGTATTGCCCTCACCCTGCAATGGTTAGGTTAG
- a CDS encoding threonine/serine exporter family protein has product MFTIIEQFALSFFGTVAFSTIINVPKRALIYCGLTGASGWMTYYFFMSWFGDLIVANFMAAIVIGIIYIYLSRKLRLPVIILNTPAILPLVPGNAAYLFIRYAVQGNYQLSVSYLMDVFKVSGAIVFGFMFVNLAEQQIRRQRQERVRRRLKKKAAKEKAEKMKMAKS; this is encoded by the coding sequence ATGTTTACCATTATTGAACAGTTTGCCTTGTCCTTTTTTGGGACGGTCGCCTTTTCCACCATTATTAACGTCCCTAAGCGAGCCTTGATTTATTGTGGCTTAACAGGAGCCAGTGGTTGGATGACCTACTACTTTTTTATGTCCTGGTTTGGGGACTTAATCGTCGCTAACTTCATGGCCGCTATCGTTATCGGGATTATCTATATTTACCTCTCGCGCAAGCTGCGCTTACCGGTGATTATTTTAAATACCCCCGCGATTCTACCCTTGGTTCCTGGTAATGCGGCCTACCTCTTTATCCGTTATGCCGTGCAAGGCAATTATCAGTTAAGTGTCTCCTACCTGATGGACGTTTTCAAGGTTTCCGGAGCCATTGTTTTTGGTTTTATGTTTGTTAACCTAGCTGAACAACAAATCCGTCGCCAACGCCAAGAACGGGTCCGCCGGCGTTTAAAGAAGAAAGCGGCCAAAGAAAAGGCCGAAAAAATGAAAATGGCTAAGTCTTAG
- the pdxT gene encoding pyridoxal 5'-phosphate synthase glutaminase subunit PdxT, producing MTIAVLALQGAFIEHENILRQLGAQVKEIRQLKDLDLDDIDGLVLPGGESTVQGQLLEKLGLLEPVRQLIQDGLPTLATCAGLILLADHIANDTNRYLRTLPVTVERNAYGRQLGSFATQTQVGPLSDYPAVFIRAPYVADYDQDVQVLTQVDGKVVGVEYENQIGLAFHPELTQDYRIHQYFLQKVEDFKQAAIK from the coding sequence ATGACCATCGCTGTACTCGCCCTCCAAGGGGCTTTCATTGAGCATGAGAATATCCTCCGCCAGCTGGGAGCCCAAGTAAAAGAAATTCGTCAACTCAAAGACCTGGATCTGGATGATATTGATGGCCTTGTCCTACCGGGAGGGGAAAGTACAGTCCAGGGGCAATTGCTGGAAAAGTTAGGTCTATTAGAACCCGTGCGCCAATTGATTCAAGATGGGCTACCAACCCTAGCTACCTGTGCTGGATTAATTCTTCTAGCCGACCACATAGCCAACGACACTAATCGTTACCTAAGGACCTTACCCGTGACCGTGGAGCGGAATGCCTATGGCCGTCAACTAGGCAGTTTTGCTACCCAAACGCAAGTTGGTCCCCTTAGTGACTACCCGGCAGTCTTTATCCGGGCACCTTATGTTGCTGACTATGATCAAGATGTTCAAGTTCTGACCCAAGTGGATGGTAAGGTGGTGGGCGTTGAATATGAAAATCAAATTGGTCTAGCCTTCCACCCCGAACTGACCCAGGATTACCGGATCCACCAGTACTTTCTTCAAAAAGTGGAAGACTTTAAGCAAGCAGCCATAAAATAA
- the pdxS gene encoding pyridoxal 5'-phosphate synthase lyase subunit PdxS, with product MTKTQYELNQALAQMLKGGVIMDVTTPEQARIAEAAGAAAVMALERIPADIRAAGGVSRMSDPKMIKGIQEAVSIPVMAKVRIGHFVEAQILEAIEIDYIDESEVLSPADDVYHIDKTAFKVPFVCGARDLGEALRRIEEGASMIRTKGEPGTGDVVQAVRHLRKINAQIRQVASLAEDELYEAAKQLKVPYHLVQYVHDHGKLPVVNFSAGGVATPADAALMMQLGAEGVFVGSGIFKSGDPAKRASAIVQAVTNYQDAQLIAHLSEDLGEAMVGINPSEIQIIMEERGQ from the coding sequence ATGACAAAGACACAATATGAATTAAACCAAGCCCTGGCCCAGATGCTAAAGGGTGGGGTAATTATGGATGTTACCACACCAGAACAAGCGCGAATTGCCGAAGCTGCTGGAGCTGCAGCAGTTATGGCTCTGGAACGGATTCCAGCTGACATCCGAGCAGCCGGTGGGGTTTCCCGGATGAGTGATCCGAAAATGATTAAGGGTATCCAAGAGGCGGTATCGATTCCGGTTATGGCTAAGGTACGGATTGGTCACTTTGTTGAAGCGCAAATTCTAGAAGCCATTGAGATTGACTATATTGATGAATCAGAAGTTCTTTCCCCTGCTGATGACGTTTATCATATTGATAAGACCGCCTTCAAGGTGCCTTTTGTTTGTGGGGCTCGTGACCTAGGAGAAGCCCTACGTCGGATTGAAGAAGGAGCCTCCATGATTCGAACTAAGGGAGAACCAGGAACAGGTGACGTGGTTCAAGCTGTCCGTCACCTTCGAAAGATCAATGCCCAAATCCGCCAAGTCGCTTCATTAGCAGAAGATGAGCTCTATGAAGCAGCTAAACAACTTAAAGTCCCTTATCATTTAGTCCAATATGTCCACGACCATGGTAAATTACCTGTAGTTAACTTTTCTGCCGGTGGGGTAGCCACCCCAGCTGATGCCGCCTTAATGATGCAATTAGGGGCTGAAGGGGTCTTTGTTGGTTCAGGAATCTTCAAGTCAGGAGACCCAGCTAAGCGGGCTTCCGCCATCGTTCAAGCTGTGACCAACTACCAAGATGCCCAATTAATTGCCCACTTATCTGAAGACTTGGGAGAAGCCATGGTGGGGATCAATCCAAGTGAAATTCAAATCATTATGGAAGAGCGAGGCCAGTAA